The Populus trichocarpa isolate Nisqually-1 chromosome 2, P.trichocarpa_v4.1, whole genome shotgun sequence genome has a window encoding:
- the LOC7463179 gene encoding probable calcium-binding protein CML29, protein MAQLGSLSAELESLNQVLSLMEAFRAFDSDNDGFITAAELGGILGSLGYNASEQDVSAMMQQGDTNKDGLLSMQEFLEMNTKDMELGELANLLQTAFDALDVDVDGIVTAEELYEATVNGGLDLSLEDCQGIIASIDADGDGAVSCNDFKLIVNSLQILENSFLM, encoded by the coding sequence ATGGCACAGCTTGGATCCCTTTCTGCTGAATTAGAGTCACTGAACCAAGTCCTGAGCCTGATGGAGGCGTTTAGAGCCTTCGATTCAGACAATGATGGCTTTATTACAGCTGCTGAGCTTGGCGGCATCTTGGGGTCACTTGGATACAACGCAAGTGAACAAGATGTGAGTGCAATGATGCAGCAAGGAGACACTAACAAGGATGGTTTGCTAAGCATGCAAGAGTTTTTGGAGATGAACACCAAGGATATGGAGCTCGGTGAACTTGCAAACTTGCTCCAAACTGCCTTTGATGCtcttgatgttgatgttgatggtATTGTTACTGCAGAGGAATTGTACGAGGCTACAGTGAATGGCGGGTTAGATTTGTCTTTGGAGGATTGCCAAGGCATTATTGCTTCCATAGATGCAGATGGTGATGGAGCTGTTAGCTGCAATGACTTCAAGCTGATTGTTAATTCCCTTCAGATCCTAGAAAATTCATTTCTGATGTAG
- the LOC7463180 gene encoding nitrate reductase [NADH], whose translation MGASVDNRQFHVEPTLNGVARPFKSVSNHRPNSPVRALNFSNQDFTRYNQKPVPTLEEEDSSSEDEADYKDLIRKGNSELEPSIFDPRDEGTADKWIERNPSMVRLTGKHPFNSEPPLVRLMHHGFITPVPLHYVRNHGSVPMSTWQDWTVEVCGLVKRPARFTMEQLVNEFPARELPVTLVCAGNRRKEQNMVKQTVGFNWGAAGLSTSVWRGVPLHLLLKKCGIYSRKNGALNVCFEGAEDLPGGGGSKYGTSIKKEVALDPSRDIILAYMQNGELLSPDHGFPVRLIIPGFIGGRMVKWLKRIIVTTKESDSYYHYMDNRVLPSHVDTELANAEAWWYKTEYIINELNINSAITTPSHEEILPINSWTTQSPFTLKGYAYSGGGKKVTRAEVTLDGGETWRVCNLDHPEKPNKYGKYWCWCFWSLEVEILELLGAKEIAVRAWDETLNTQPEKLNWNVMGMMNNCWFRVKTNVCKRHKGEIGIVFEHPTVPGNQSGGWMAKERHLENSSENIRTLKKSVSTPFFMNTSSKAFSMAEVKKHNSAESAWIIVHGHVYDCTRFLKDHPGGTDSILINAGTDCTEEFDAIHSDKAKKMLEGYRIGELVNSTAYTSDSNASSPNSSMHGASNIAQMNLAPIKEIAPARNVALVPREKIQCKLVKKEILSHDVRLFRFALPSEDQVLGLPVGKHIFLSATIDDKLCMRAYTPASTIDAVGFFDLVIKVYFKGVHPKFPNGGQMSLYLDSLSLGSVVDVKGPLGHIEYAGRGNFMVHGKPKFAKKLAMLAGGTGITPIYQVIQAILKDPEDDTEMYVVYANRTEDDILLRDELDSWVKEHERLKVWYVVQESIKEGWLYSTGFVTEKILREHVPEGSSDALALACGPPPMIQFAVQPNLEKMNYDIKNSLLVF comes from the exons ATGGGAGCCTCGGTCGACAACCGTCAATTCCACGTCGAACCCACTTTAAACGGGGTGGCTCGTCCCTTCAAATCCGTTTCAAACCACCGGCCCAACTCTCCGGTTCGGGCGTTGAACTTCTCGAACCAAGACTTTACTCGGTACAACCAGAAACCAGTTCCAACATTGGAGGAAGAAGACTCTTCAAGTGAAGATGAAGCTGATTATAAGGATCTGATCCGCAAAGGTAACAGTGAATTAGAGCCGTCGATTTTTGATCCACGAGATGAAGGAACGGCTGATAAGTGGATCGAACGCAACCCTTCCATGGTCCGTCTTACAGGGAAACATCCCTTCAACTCTGAACCGCCATTGGTTCGTCTCATGCACCACGGGTTCATTACACCGGTCCCACTTCACTATGTTCGCAACCATGGTTCTGTTCCAATGTCCACGTGGCAAGACTGGACTGTCGAGGTTTGCGGTCTGGTTAAAAGGCCAGCCCGTTTCACCATGGAGCAGCTAGTCAACGAATTCCCAGCTCGTGAACTCCCTGTCACTCTAGTTTGCGCAGGTAACAGACGCAAAGAGCAAAACATGGTGAAACAGACAGTTGGGTTCAACTGGGGTGCTGCGGGGTTGTCTACTTCAGTGTGGCGTGGCGTGCCATTGCATTTGCTGCTCAAGAAGTGTGGGATCTACAGCCGTAAAAATGGAGCCCTCAATGTTTGTTTCGAAGGTGCTGAGGACCTGCCAGGTGGCGGTGGATCAAAGTACGGGACTAGCATCAAGAAAGAGGTTGCTTTGGATCCATCTCGTGATATTATTTTAGCCTATATGCAAAACGGTGAGCTCTTGTCGCCGGACCATGGGTTTCCGGTGAGGTTGATCATACCAGGTTTCATTGGTGGGCGCATGGTAAAATGGTTAAAGAGAATAATTGTTACCACTAAAGAGTCAGATAGTTACTATCACTACATGGACAACAGAGTACTGCCCTCGCATGTTGATACAGAGCTAGCTAATGCCGAAG CCTGGTGGTACAAGACAGAGTATATCATCAATGAGCTGAATATAAATTCCGCGATCACAACGCCTTCTCACGAAGAGATATTGCCAATTAACTCATGGACAACTCAGAGCCCGTTCACGCTGAAGGGATACGCATATTCCG GCGGCGGTAAGAAAGTGACGCGTGCTGAGGTGACTTTGGACGGTGGAGAAACGTGGCGGGTCTGTAACTTGGACCACCCAGAGAAGCCCAACAAGTATGGCAAATACTGGTGTTGGTGCTTCTGGTCCCTGGAGGTGGAGATACTGGAGCTACTTGGAGCCAAGGAGATTGCAGTCCGGGCCTGGGATGAAACCCTTAACACCCAGCCGGAGAAGCTCAATTGGAATGTCATg GGAATGATGAACAACTGCTGGTTCCGGGTTAAAACAAATGTCTGCAAACGTCACAAGGGTGAGATTGGAATCGTGTTCGAGCACCCCACCGTTCCGGGCAACCAGTCCGGTGGGTGGATGGCTAAGGAAAGGCACCTAGAGAATTCATCGGAGAATATCCGAACTCTGAAGAAAAGTGTTTCAACACCCTTCTTCATGAACACTTCATCAAAAGCTTTTTCCATGGCtgaagtaaaaaaacataattcagCTGAATCGGCGTGGATAATTGTTCATGGTCATGTCTATGATTGCACTCGCTTCCTTAAAGACCATCCCGGTGGCACCGATAGCATTTTAATCAATGCCGGTACTGATTGCACTGAAGAATTCGATGCCATACACTCTGATAAAGCCAAGAAGATGCTTGAGGGTTATCGGATTGGAGAATTGGTCAATTCAACCGCTTACACATCTGACTCGAACGCGTCTTCGCCTAATAGCTCAATGCATGGTGCGTCCAATATAGCACAGATGAATTTGGCTCCTATCAAAGAAATTGCCCCAGCAAGAAATGTTGCTCTTGTCCCGCGTGAAAAAATCCAATGCAAGCTAGTGAAGAAGGAAATTCTCTCTCATGATGTGCGTCTTTTTCGATTTGCATTGCCATCAGAGGATCAAGTACTGGGGTTGCCAGTAGGGAAGCACATTTTTTTATCCGCTACCATCGATGATAAGCTGTGCATGCGAGCTTATACGCCAGCCAGCACCATTGATGCGGTGGGGTTTTTTGATCTTGtgattaaagtttattttaaaggCGTGCATCCAAAGTTCCCTAATGGAGGGCAGATGTCACTGTACCTTGACTCGTTATCGCTGGGGTCTGTGGTAGACGTGAAGGGTCCATTGGGTCACATTGAATATGCTGGTCGCGGCAACTTTATGGTTCATGGCAAACCCAAGTTTGCAAAGAAACTGGCTATGTTAGCAGGTGGTACAGGTATCACACCGATTTATCAAGTGATTCAAGCTATTTTGAAAGACCCAGAAGACGATACTGAGATGTATGTGGTGTATGCGAACCGCACCGAGGACGATATTCTGCTGAGGGACGAGCTTGATTCTTGGGTGAAGGAACACGAGAGATTAAAGGTGTGGTATGTGGTTCAAGAGTCTATCAAGGAAGGCTGGCTGTACAGTACTGGGTTCGTTACAGAGAAAATCCTGCGCGAGCATGTTCCGGAAGGATCAAGTGATGCTCTGGCTCTGGCTTGTGGTCCTCCGCCGATGATTCAATTTGCTGTGCAGCCAAATTTAGAGAAAATGAACTACGATATCAAGAATTCCTTACTAGTTTTCtag